The genomic stretch ATATCAGAGTTACCTTAACGTCGTGCTCGCTGATTTCCGCCCGCAAACTATCACAAAAACCTTGCAAAGCATGCTTGGAGGCCCCGTATGCCGAGCGATGAGGAATGCTGAATTTTCCTTGAACACTTGAGATACAGACGATTCTTCCCTGCTTGCGTTCAATCATGGACGGAAGGCAAGCCTTTGTCAGTGCCACTGTCCCGAAATAGTTGACTAACATCACCTTTATGTCCACATCCATAGCAGTCGATAAGCAATCCGACCGGATGCTGACACCACCATTGTTGATTACAATGTCAATATGGCCATGAATTTCCAACACTTCTTTAATTTTCAACGGAAGAGAACTGATATCGGAAAGATCCAAAGGCAAGATCACAGGTGAATGAGTTTCCATAGTCTGTAAAGAACAAAGGAAAGATAGTTAGAAATTTAATACACTGTggtcttttttacacggttggttgtaccgcgttgaaaaaatccgcgtataaaaaaacgcgtaatttgaaaaaatcgcgtagaaaaaactccattcaatagAAAGaaccgattaaaaataatagcacgtgagtaaatataaatttgaaaaatgatataaaaatggtaacaaaacacacaaaatgagtttccaaaatgaaaattcattgaagaacaaaataataacttttttataatgattttgccatatttttaagctgagtcgtatcgTTACACAATTattaatgtttttgttttgttcctttttcCCGAATCAACTGAAATTGCCTATTATTTGATAAGaatagcaaatatattaaaaatatgcattacaCTGGATTTTTTTAAGCGTTTGATGTGTCCTCGCAAAAAAGAGTCccgtaaaaaaagtcgcgtaattttcaacaattcgtgtaaaaaaagatcacgtcgttttgataaaattatccaccacgtgaaaaaaaaaatcgtgtaaaataaaattacgtAAAAGACAATCGCGTAGAAAAAGAATCCAGTGTATTTAGATTGATAGAACAGAAAATCTTATCATAAACCATACGATcgattttttactttattagatttacttatactaaacttatttgataccgcgtaaaaataatcttccaaatcgcaaaaaaataatccacgttattgtaaaaaatcgcgtaaaaaagccgcgtataaaaaaacgcataaaaataacccgcgtaaaagaCCCCATTGTAATCGtaaataaatattaataataagtTATTTATGCTTGGTTTTATTAGTTCTACAAAAGATAAGTTAGTAACGTTCTAAAACAAAGATCGGTAGCGAAAATCGGTATCGATAGACCAGAAAAGTATTTACGCGGGAATTAGTGTTTATGACGGTGATCTCGTAATATACGTATATAGATATGAAATGAATCGTTGAATGAACGCCAGAACTATCACCTTTCACCTCCTGGGCGAAAAATGTTGCCGGTCGCTTttgacgcggttttttacgcaggttttttacgcggtttttttacgtatttttcacgcggattcttTTGACGCGGcacgtattccccgcgtaaaaagcgactttggtaTATAAGACATTTGCGCGATTCTATCGACGCACCGCGTGACCATCTACCCAACCAAAACCATACAACAAATGTTAACGAATTAATTCATGACGAAACCGCGCAACGAAGGTCGCGCGTCCCCAGAGTTAATTTATGAGTATGAGAGCATGAGAGACATACAAATGTTAATGATGAGTATATGTATCGCGATTTTATCGATGCGAGAGCAACGCGTCCAATCATGAGAAAGCAAATTATTTTGGACCAAGCGAAGTGGTGGGTGGGGTGGTGAGGAGCTGAAATATTAGAAAGTCATCTATTTTACAAAATCTCAAGGCAAAAATTCATGTATGTATTTACTTGAAACTTTTTAGCGTTTTGTATGctcaaacgaatttgaattcTTTAACTACAAAAATAACGTAAGtttaaattttgtgtttttaataaaattatccaaagattaacaaaaaataaaccagAGCGAAAATTGGTGTTCCATTTACTTAAGACTCTTCAGcactttgtttattttgttgacaGTTTGAGATAAATCATCGAACTATTGTCAAGATTCAACTAGGCAATTTACCGCTTCGTATGTCCCTATTCATAGGTATGCTCGTACCCATAGGTGTATACCTGATGCGGCTTTGCCGctaatcgagggcaagggacTGTGGCGGCCCCCAAGGCCGGCACTGCTCCCGCAGCCCGAGCCGGccaccgacccgccgtcggaagcggcggccacgTGCACTTAAACAACTGATCTGTTGGATTTCCTAGGTCTATTCCAAACAtaggggtgatcccctagtttacgtccgaacgagcggtagcgagtaaggacagcattcaccccggacaatcgagttggccataggccacgagtgtgttgcATCATATGTAGTTTTTACTGTAAActgatttaaatgcagaaattgAGCTATTGAAAGTTCTCATAGACCGGAAGATGAAaatagggtcagaattcgtgaaacggatcactaaaaatcgcgatgtctcattttttcaaataaatatcagaaacttcaagagtttcgcccgggaagttgatttttcaatttttactgaatttgagtaagttttaaaattgttattatCTTTGAAATTTAGGCCAACAtgttttaaataaacatatctttaagaatattgcatcgattttaataaaattttcacagcagatgcatcctaagttatagtttctaaaaatatttttgttaggtcaaaaaaatttttttaatagtaactattttaaacaatatgttcaaaaacaatgttttggggcactgaaaaatctgaaaaaaatcccaAGTATTTTCGACCAAATTTCGAAACTGACCTGGATATTTCgagttggtgatattttttgttcaaaagatatggggtttCAAATTGGTGCcgccacgcattttcaagcgagaaacgCCGCCAAACCCACCTTTCTTCAGttttcgtatcaaaatatgcagCATATTCACCAAAAGCAATAGTATGGGCGCTCTTAATCcgctggtgcgttttgtacggtAGTCCtttaactaaattttgcattgttttttaGTAAAGTGTGTAGATAGACTTGCGAGTTGTTTGGGCCATAAAGTTTATTGTCTTCGTTGTTAAATCGGGTAACAGACTAGGCATATTTTGACCGTTCTGCGGCTTAAAATCATTTCCATCAAACTTAGTTTACAAACCTTACAGAAGGAAAACATAAATTACAGTAGAACGTTTCTGTTGTGGTTTCCGGAAAAATAGTacataggcgtcgtacacaaattacgtaacgctaaaaatctagatttcagacccccttctcccgctatgtaacgataggtaacgttcgacatgactccccccatCTGAAATTACGTAGCGCTGATCAGGCTGACCCCCtctgaaattttgaatttcgagcaaacatcacaattACGTAACTGTTTttactacccccctcccccctacgtaacaataagcaatgcagactcaacccctctaccccccttcatgcgttacgtaattagtGGACGACGTCATACTCACTTACACACTTAATCTATCTCGGCAAACTACCCAACAGCTGATTAAGCTCGGCGATGTTTTTaacgaatgtcagcaatatatttcgacgaacattcagcaaatatatcgatttaccgtaaaccagcaagtattgacgtttcgtttgccgaatttgttgaaaattctaGGAAAATAAATaggaaaagtggtattgagaaatgaaagtttccaatttcattacaacagtgacttgatGGAAGACAACGGTGGTGAAAAGAGGTACGAGTTGTTTTTAGCTAAGCAACTAATTTCGATTTCTTCTGATTTCTGACAATTTCAACATGAATCatcatttgaagtgagcagatcatccaTAGGAAATTAACTCTTTACAGAAAGCAGCATTGGTCAAAACTAGTATCCCTCTGATTGGCaaaaccaataacctttcgggaacgaactttcagaaaaagttgcagtttcagtgtctacttaaaattaacttttgtgtagaatttatttgaaacaatCTAGCATTATTTGATTAtatgatgattttttaacaatgAAAAGCTTGAAGAACAGCaccaaatatttgttatatgcattgaagaaaaaaatggcCTTACTCAGGAAAACATTTGGTGGGaatgatatgcgattatttttaagatgggacaatttgacctcacatttttttctgactttctcaaataaaacatactttttgttTCCTCAATCGACAGTAAAGCAAGAAATAGAaggaatctgatatttaactcaaaaacgatgaaaatttatatgggaccgGAATGCGATTATGAGCATATGGCACGAAGACtatttccttttacggaaatgcttgtgtcattgcAGGACAGTGACTTTGTGCATTCTGGAGGCGAATCAGAAAGATCTGAAGTAaaaatgttgtacaggactggacccaagactgaaccttgagccacacctgctctgacaggaaatctatcagatgtataattctgatagacaacctgtagagttcgatcagtaagatcattttttaaaattctgataagaaaaattggaaaatcaaaagttagcaattccgcaatcaaacctttatgctaaacactgtcgaatgctttttctatgtctaaaagagtagctccagtggaataaccttccgATTTGTTAGgttgtatcatattagtaaccgatgacgtaaaggaggagttctatgagctcctcgagaaaacgtatgAAGAGTGcccacaagtcggacgagaggagttctttcgtcccgttattggtagggaaagccttcactctaccaccaacgacaacggcttgaggctagtgaacttcgccgcggccaggggaatggccatctgtagcacccattttgcacgtctgaatattcggaagcacacttgaagacaccccaatggagaggcgtgctcccagatcgaccacacgctgatcgacggccggcacttttcagacgtcatagatgtgcggtcctttcgagggccaaacatggactcggatcactatctcgtggtaggcaagattcgcgcccggttgtccaatgtatttaaatcgagatcggcgaggaagctacatctggacatccagaggttatcagcggaaggagttgctgcagagtatactcggaaagttgatagacggatcggtggacccgctggagtggacctgaacgagcagtggaagcacatccatgatgcggtcagcgaaacagcgcgagaagtgatgggcatgacaacgggaaccacgcgtagtgggtggttcgatgctgagtgcctagaggtgacggaggagaagaatcgagcctacgccaacacgttagtagcagctaatcgtgtaacgcgtcagatgtgggagaaataccgggaggcaagagctgccggaaagaggcttcatcgccgtaagaaacgtgagcactacgatcgcgtcctcgcggaggcggagaattgcttcaccaggcacgacacgaggagcttctatagaacgatcaacggaatcaggaaccggaccgtgccagtacctgccatgtgcaatgacagggaggggaacctgattaccgataaatcgcaggtggccaggcgttggaagcaacatttcgaagtggtgttgaacggcgagaaagggaggagagtcgtcgaagggaacaggatagaaattggggaggacggacaagctgtggacccaccaacattggacgaggtgaagaatgcttacgaagagctaaaaaacaacaaagccgctgggaaggacggcttaccggccgaacttttcaaagttgggagcgagcggctttgtagtgcaattcaccagattatcctaagggtatggtctgaggaacactAACCTGGTTGggaggactcatatgccctatctacaaaagggacatagactcgagtgtagtaattatcaaggcataaccctcctcaattccgcttacaaaattctctctcgtatcctgttccagcgactgaggccgttgcaggaagcctttgttggagaataccaatgtggttttcgagtgaggcgatctacaacggaccagatgttcaccttgggacagatcctcgacaagtttcgagaacacaacctgcagacacatcatctgtttagactttcgagcggcgtacgatacagtgaaacgcaacgagctgtggcaaataatgctagaacatggtttcccaactaaactgattaaactgatacgtgcgacgctcgacggtttcacatcatgcgtcaggacaacGGGCGAagtttcggacgcgtttgtgacgttagatggtctgaagcaaggagacgggctctcgaacttgctgttcaacatagctttggaaggtgcgatacgaagggcaggtgtgcagaggagcggcaccatcatcactaagtctcacatgcttctgggctttgcggacgacattgatataattggtgttaaccgtagagcagttgaggaggccttaacggctctcaaaagggaagctgcgagaattggactcaccataaacactgccaaaacgaagtacatggtggctggcagagagcgtgatagttctacgggtgttggtgctgcggtggagatggatggggatactttcgaagtggtcgacgaatttatttatcttggttctctcgtgacatgtgacaacgaggtgagccgcgttgagaggcggattgcggcggcgaatagggcttattacggattgcgtagccagcttaggtcccgtagcctacagatccgtacgaaatttgcgctccataagactctgatcctcccggtggcgctctacagACAgaaatcgtggacgtggaaggaggccgatcgacgagcgttGGGGTCTTCTAGagaactagagaacggggtgtggcgcaggcgcatgaatcacgagctgtacgaagtatacaaacacgctgatattgtcaagctgatgaaacacagcaggttacagtgggttggccatgtagcacggatggcggatgagcgaccggcaaagataatatttagtagagaatagtgatgggaaacttatcgatacttatcgataatatcgataagtgcttgacatcgatattatcgttaattttttgacgttaacgataattatcgatattataagggtgagcacaagtcagtgcggctggttactggaggagacccaaaagaaggagacctcacctacccttccccaggagttgcttttgccgctgggtatttgttgctattcgacaagattcaGCATTGTttggggtggtgtaaaggttcgccccggatgtcactgagtttctgagaaataatggtaactaaaaaggtatttatagttttcagtttcctatgaacagatgaattcgacaactcagtactggagaactttaataaaatatccaaacttttcgcaccatctcataaaaagcaatgacacgaaattgtaataaaatgcattttcttcggcttgccaactcttataatatgatggacatgcatagcggcagtctattggtaattctctggtaattgttcagtttaacttggaactgtttaagtttaaagtatctgttacccaacaaacaatttttagttccactaaaaatccaaatcaacgaaattgttgcgccaaaaaaagtatcctgatttatacagggggtggaaaaaaatattgagataaaaaaaattctctcgaattttaaatggccagaactttacgaaaaatgaatcaattttaataaccagtttcattccactggcaaacagtattatattagtattacttgggaacttggtgtgaccatcctacaccgaaaatgttccggatttcaagagtgtgtgtcaaagtgtacatttttgcaacgcagagaacgttttaggcaactaaattgtctatctaaaatacttcatttaaaaaaatctgagatcaccgatattttctaaaataattttttgtttttaaaattatatttttttcagagcaggatcttaaactcatttttttatatttttgaagtaggctgaccagattttctcgggataaaaacgggacaaacgggttcaaaaaacagtacacatgttaacatttatttttgaaatttttttccaaccaaagcatgcaaacaattgggactgcttcgatgaacttaccccatcctgaagagtgcaattttcagcaatgagttcctgaaatttgtcacatgatgatcgaaattttgactaacaattatcatggtctcaactttcaatctgacctttttaaatgttaatccagataaattttcaaacgcaagtttgcaaagttgcttggtttaataagacctacacacccacaatgttcgattgaattctgctagagtgctgcaagctcaaaaaaaattagtacccaacagggaaaaaaccgccaaaatcaacacccataattaataaattcatacctcgatgattccttggcgaattttcaatctttgactaccaatgaacctgaaataaattctgatttattgacaacatataaacctatgtgaaacagaatgtcagaaaaagttctacgcgttgcaaaaatgtacactttggcacacactccggaaatctgaaacatttccagtgacccttggtcacgtccagttctcaagttatactaggaatctaggacagttttccagtaaaatgaaacctgttttgtctgaattgattcatttttcgtgaagttttggccatttaaaaattgacagaattttgcctgcttcaattattgcCCTTATtacacaaccttcaaaatgaacttcggcttgaaactactccgtagaaagcactcccggcgtaaaactcaaagactttccaaaacaaactgtttaactcgtcgggtagtttgaattatcattcgcagtatcgtaagatttgtcattcaaggccttaacacaatggatacgttgcggctgcgtttgcggcaatttgacagttagcccatacattcaCTGTCGAATTGGcgccaacgcaacgcaaacgtatccattctgtttgggccgttactataaccgcaataacgttggcggtaaaaaaatggacaaaaattgccgatttcatgggtttcaaaatggcgtcaaaaacagacatcatgcggcactttgtggacaccggggtatgccggttctggcatctacaacattttgacactattggacaatgatcagagcatcgaaagaaaacccggttctggtcggccaacgaccctgagtgacaagaagcttGCTGATAAccaaaaggatgctgaagaggaagaccgagggaaaagtggctaaatcgctgcgtgcacttggccgagaggttgatgcatgctctaaaacagtgaaaaagtatctggagaacatggacatgcatacaagaagctgcagtcccgaccactggtctcggagctgcaggcaatgacgcagcgacagcggttgaataagatggtcaagtcgattttcccggcgaatcgcgacgtgacagtggtgatggacgactagacctgtctcaccctggatggcaacgactagcagggttcttcgtattttacctcccccacgaaggaagtgagcaccgaggtaaagtttatttcacagaccaagttccccaagaaggtgcggctgtggctgacaatcagcgagaaagggatgtcaaagctactcttctttcgctccgggctggccgtgaacggggaaatttatagtacgaagtgcctgacagacgttgcgtcgttcatcaagaaataccgtaAGCGCGAatacacggtgttctggccaggttgacgtcggccaactactcgaagcgatcgtaggaggagatggagcggctgaatatcgatgtggtaccgaagtcggcgaatccgcccaatgtcccccacctgcttcccatcgagaatttcggggcaaacttgaagcgcaagatctattccaacaattttgtcgcgaaaacggaggaggaattaataaaaaaaacgaagaaagagcttaaaaacatggctacacgcatgttttcgtccgccatggcaaatgttacggttaactgccggaaggccgcacgcaaggacgtaatatttttttgcgaggaagctaacatgataaccttgcatgggaaattcatccaactcaattatctgtcattgtttctttttcatcaccatctgaaatagtttttttttcatcatctgaaaaattttttttttaccgcaaacgttagctgtcaaattattgatacttatcgataatatcgataaaacccccggaattatcgattgttatcgatgtacgttttgggcgatatttcccatcactagtagagaaccggataaaggccgacgacttcgaggcagaccgcgcacgcgctggatgtgtgctgtcgacaaggatgccagagcagcgggtgtaaggggagactggagagtagcagcccaagaccgagttttgttgagaagtattctggattcgatcctatcttaatgatctgtcgccataaaagtaagtaagtaccatattagtaactctaagTAACTCTAAGTAGTGGAATGCCCGTGGCGAAATCCTAACTCTTCATTTGCAAAaactgaattttcgttgatgtgtgacatcatcctgTTAAGATTAATTCTCTCAAACTGGTTGCTTATCGAAAAAAGccaactgattggtcgataacgtGAAACCttagctggattcttatccggttttaaaattggagtattttttgcatttttccataatttgggaaaatgtgcaattttaaaagttattgaaaatttcaaccatgaactccattgtgctctcagggagatcaATATGTTAAAGATCGCATCATCACCAGgtgcttttatatttttgaaattcgtAATAATTGATTTTATCTCATACAAGTCaacttcaattatttctgcaagtGAAAAATCCTGGgaagaaataaaatcaaattgacgtgtgactccattttcaattggactcatcAAATTCAAACTTGAATTATGAACACTTTTAAACTGccgagcaagtctttgagccttttgttcctTGGATACAAGAAAAAGTTCGCCATCTTttgaaactggaataggctttaattttattattattattaggctTCTTTATCtacgacagcttccaaaagggttttgaatatagttttaatttttcaactttagtctcaaaattttgagactaaagttgaaaaaagttttttttcaaatgtttcaataactttcgtctcaagatggagaagagcacgatgtttgattcggtgaTGGATTACAATTGCAACTCCGCCGCCAGAACCCTGAATAAtggcacattatttactgttaaaaatttaaaaagctcATTATCATTGGCTTtgaatgagcgagcattccaatttagaattttgattgatttatttgcaatcattgttgaattttaaatttgatacgATATTGGGAATTGAATTCTGtctaccttgccttgccttaacaacagctaaacggactgggcattcaTAATAATTTGGCATATGGTTACCGTTACAATtggcacagcgaaaatttttactgactgactgactgactgagaatttttactttttaagaaGAGAATCCACAAGTGAGGCATTtctggtccatgttacaaaatttACATCCATGGCTATATCTTTGgtaaatacggcattgggtgatatgcttttcaccacCGCCAAATTTTCTATACAACTTCCACTTAACTCGCACATTATAgatagcatgtgctttttcaaaaaaatcaaattattaacctcagtgcggttaaattgaattaaataattaacaagggaaatccCAGTTCTCGGACTGTTTTCGCCCTGTCTCGTCAGGTTGGATTGCTCCTAGAGGTTCAGACATGACATTAACTATATAACCTGGGCCTAGTGTAGAAATAATGCACTCCGACGTCCAACTAGACAACCCACCCAAAAAATATTCTCTAACAATTTAagctttacatttttttaaaaatttcaaagtcACTGGTAAGTTTGCTTCGTAAAGAAATTGAACATTATATTTGAAATGTCACACTAATACCCATTTGCTATAAGTTTTTCATACCAGATTTCAGTATGAACAAAGACAAAATGCGCCGAGAATTCATTAgcaagacatttggcataaaaaaatcgatagcAAAAATTTCATAAACTTCTTACTGCGCTTTTGTTCATTGGTTATAAAAGTAAAACTTCGACCGTTTTGAGGCATCAGTTCTAgtaactgaaattttgcatggaaacttttttcgacaagtaaaatttttgagcactaccgatttttgaaattcgatggtACCATATATAACACCCATATTTCCCACCGGCATTCTGATGCATAATTGGTCGGCGGGCAACCAGACTGAACCAAGCAcctttttttaataattgagtgggtatgaaaatttataatctCTCTTTCGTGAAAAAACGAAAGCAACAGTTCATAATGATATTGTAGTAAAAAATTTCTGTAGAAGTATGCAAGAAACATACGGGGTGGGTATACTTTTAGCTTTGATAatatttttggcgcttggttcgattTAACTGCACGTCGACCAATTAGGAAataaaaaaggtgaaaaatgaGGCAACATAgattcaacgaaaaaaaaaatcaatgcacATCAATGTGTAGGTTGACATTGTTAGGTATGTTATTCAATTGATTATTACGCCCACAATGCAAATTAAGCAATCTGTCATTCAACTAATCGCTCATCACTTATCAAGCCAACTTAACAAAGAATTCCTCCGTCAGCTTCATGCATGATGTTGCTTGATAATGTATTTCTTATCACTACTCTAGATAACAATATGGTTTACAGTTTAAATACAAATTGTGATTTTTCCACTGTTAACTGGACTAGTAACTTACCGTATAAAGAGCTAGTAAATCTTTTCGAACTCGTTCCAATTCATTTCTTCGTCTAGCACAAAGCACTACTTTGCAACCAGCAAGAAAGAAAACATGAGCAAGAGCCTCTCCAAGACCAGAGCTGGCGCCAGTAATTACCACTACCTATAATTAAAAAGCTGTTAGCaaaaacattatccaatattTATTACACTACCTTTCCTGGTAGGCACTCTCGATAACGCCTTTCTTTAACAATatcgattattttgaaaatgatatAAGGCAACGTAAATGGCAAACAAATAGTGGAGAACACCCTCCAAAAGAGACTACAATCTGAGCGGCAATTGGATTCCACACGATCCGCCATGGCACGGCTCGAGTCAAAAACTATTCAATAGTGCTCAACAATTACATCACTTCAAAGATCTCATATTTGAAAAGAATTAGATTTTTCTCTCACAGCGAATCAAATAGTTAAGTAATCTACCTATTTCGTAAGGTTAACAGAAACGAAGAACACGCTGCTCAAACTTCTGCTCCATAAACTTTAAATTTATAGGTATTGACACAAATGTTATCAACTTCCTAACATTAGATGCCAGaaaaatctaaaagatttaGGACCATTAGTTTttttctggcatctctgctgttTATAGCTTCCGAAACGTCAACGCAATGCATGAGGTATacaaaggtgaggaagaagaagacatttgtctgtattagtaacgaaaaaaaggtaaacagaagcacgtgttggggttgcgacgtagatctccaaaaacaagaaaatgccATTTGGAATTGTGTTCCGCATTGTTTAACAA from Wyeomyia smithii strain HCP4-BCI-WySm-NY-G18 chromosome 3, ASM2978416v1, whole genome shotgun sequence encodes the following:
- the LOC129727004 gene encoding dehydrogenase/reductase SDR family protein 7-like isoform X1 — encoded protein: MADRVESNCRSDCSLFWRVFSTICLPFTLPYIIFKIIDIVKERRYRECLPGKVVVITGASSGLGEALAHVFFLAGCKVVLCARRRNELERVRKDLLALYTTMETHSPVILPLDLSDISSLPLKIKEVLEIHGHIDIVINNGGVSIRSDCLSTAMDVDIKVMLVNYFGTVALTKACLPSMIERKQGRIVCISSVQGKFSIPHRSAYGASKHALQGFCDSLRAEISEHDVKVTLISPSYIRTALSVNALTGTGEQYGSKLLSHQELDSTTASGVSPSIVAKRILKAVLRDEQDVIIASFAPKMAYWVRHLFPTLYFWIMARRAQKLNAPTVEEKN
- the LOC129727004 gene encoding dehydrogenase/reductase SDR family protein 7-like isoform X2 is translated as MADRVESNCRSDCSLFWRVFSTICLPFTLPYIIFKIIDIVKERRYRECLPGKVVVITGASSGLGEALAHVFFLAGCKVVLCARRRNELERVRKDLLALYTTMETHSPVILPLDLSDISSLPLKIKEVLEIHGHIDIVINNGGVSIRSDCLSTAMDVDIKVMLVNYFGTVALTKACLPSMIERKQGRIVCISSVQGKFSIPHRSAYGASKHALQGFCDSLRAEISEHDVKVTLISPSYIRTALSVNALTGTGEQYGKLDSTTASGVSPSIVAKRILKAVLRDEQDVIIASFAPKMAYWVRHLFPTLYFWIMARRAQKLNAPTVEEKN